One Streptomyces coeruleorubidus DNA segment encodes these proteins:
- a CDS encoding PepSY domain-containing protein: MARSRNGGGSGAVTRALRGGLALALAGVASATLLSSPSQAASGVNVGQRYNDGLDSRYSVTGFTSAATAMGYDALGYTGGRSATNTFNDGSGAAVLGLFGHANAGIFQTDEGPTDPKDEILAAGTATDVVSPYANLRLVSEYFPYAEVDDMRLMVLAGCYTSLNGSWGNFNDAAVSRGVDSVISFSGLVYFPATSSGTSISSTNYSGNYFWDRFGYHAKTGVTISTALSRARTDLVAKEGSAGGWNNYVIRGAVSNPAGVHLKPTGNGEPLNSQPLATLPFTNFSRLTPAASTTTEGPDGVELTDVTTAQGVQYRQRQDGTVLDAVGTPSTEGEVTLSAAEARTAAQDFAQTNVPGFGPDWRLVTDETVSHVEGDAVRLLRWRTVAEGRDAAREVTVELDQRTGAVVYFSAARGTADSAAFPVTAEQAEATARELTGDRTTAATVVADTWNASRWTVTFDRGLTGWSEARVPDADRVEIDARTGEALSRTTA; encoded by the coding sequence GTGGCTCGAAGCAGAAACGGAGGGGGCAGCGGCGCCGTAACGCGCGCCCTGCGCGGCGGGCTCGCCCTGGCGCTGGCCGGTGTGGCGTCGGCGACGCTGCTGTCGTCCCCGTCCCAGGCCGCGTCCGGCGTGAACGTCGGGCAGCGCTACAACGACGGCCTGGACAGCCGCTACAGCGTCACCGGCTTCACCAGCGCCGCGACCGCGATGGGCTACGACGCCCTCGGCTACACCGGCGGCCGCAGCGCGACGAACACCTTCAACGACGGCAGCGGGGCCGCCGTCCTCGGCCTGTTCGGCCACGCCAACGCCGGGATCTTCCAGACCGACGAGGGTCCCACCGACCCCAAGGACGAGATCCTGGCCGCCGGTACGGCCACCGACGTGGTCAGCCCGTACGCCAACCTCCGCCTCGTCTCCGAGTACTTCCCGTACGCCGAGGTGGACGACATGCGGCTGATGGTGCTGGCCGGCTGCTACACCTCGCTGAACGGCTCGTGGGGCAACTTCAACGACGCCGCCGTGTCCCGGGGCGTCGACTCGGTCATCAGCTTCAGCGGCCTGGTCTACTTCCCGGCGACCTCCTCCGGAACGTCGATCAGCTCGACCAACTACTCGGGCAACTACTTCTGGGACCGCTTCGGCTACCACGCCAAGACCGGCGTGACGATCAGCACCGCGCTGTCCCGGGCCCGTACCGACCTGGTGGCCAAGGAGGGCAGCGCCGGGGGCTGGAACAACTACGTGATCCGGGGCGCCGTCAGCAACCCGGCCGGCGTCCATCTCAAGCCCACCGGGAACGGTGAGCCGCTGAACAGCCAGCCGCTCGCCACCCTCCCCTTCACCAACTTCAGCCGGCTCACCCCCGCCGCGTCCACCACCACCGAGGGCCCGGACGGCGTCGAGCTGACGGATGTGACGACCGCCCAGGGCGTCCAGTACCGGCAGCGGCAGGACGGCACCGTCCTGGACGCCGTGGGCACCCCGTCGACCGAGGGCGAGGTGACGCTCTCCGCCGCCGAGGCCCGTACCGCCGCCCAGGACTTCGCGCAGACCAACGTCCCCGGCTTCGGCCCGGACTGGCGGCTGGTCACCGACGAGACCGTCAGCCACGTCGAGGGCGACGCGGTGCGGCTGCTGCGCTGGCGGACCGTCGCCGAAGGCCGGGACGCCGCCCGTGAGGTGACGGTGGAGCTGGACCAGCGCACCGGCGCGGTCGTCTACTTCTCCGCCGCCCGGGGCACGGCCGACAGCGCCGCCTTCCCGGTGACCGCCGAGCAGGCCGAGGCCACGGCCCGCGAGCTGACCGGCGACCGCACCACGGCCGCCACGGTGGTGGCCGACACCTGGAACGCCAGCCGCTGGACGGTCACCTTCGACCGTGGCCTGACTGGCTGGTCCGAGGCCCGCGTCCCGGACGCGGACCGAGTCGAGATCGACGCCCGCACCGGCGAGGCTCTCTCCCGCACCACGGCCTGA
- a CDS encoding DNA polymerase III subunit delta': MTVWDDLVGQERVSAQLDAAARDADALVTAASADAPPPEASKMTHAWLFTGPPGAGRNQAARAFAAALQCVSPDRALGGSPGCGFCDGCHTALVGTHADVTTVAAVGTQILADEMRDTVRKSFTSPANGRWQVILVEDAERLNEKSANAVLKAVEEPAPRTVWLLCAPSIEDVLPTIRSRCRHLNLSTPSVDAVADMLVRREGIEPDVAAAAARATQGHVDRARRLATDPAARERRAAVLRLPQRVDEIGSALKAAQELVDAAAEDAKQLAEETDAKETEELKAALGAAQGGRMPRGTAGVMKDLEDKQKRRRTRTQRDSLDVALTDLTAFYRDVLALQLGSRVAIANADAEDALERLARSSSPESTLRRIEAIAACRDALDRNVAPLLAVEAMTMALRAG; the protein is encoded by the coding sequence ATGACCGTGTGGGACGACCTCGTCGGGCAGGAGAGGGTGAGCGCGCAGCTGGACGCCGCCGCCCGGGACGCCGACGCCCTGGTCACCGCGGCCTCGGCCGACGCTCCCCCGCCCGAGGCGTCGAAGATGACGCACGCGTGGCTGTTCACGGGCCCGCCCGGGGCCGGGCGGAACCAGGCGGCGCGGGCGTTCGCGGCGGCCTTGCAGTGCGTCAGCCCGGACCGGGCCCTCGGCGGCTCCCCGGGCTGCGGCTTCTGCGACGGATGTCACACGGCCCTGGTCGGCACGCACGCCGACGTCACCACCGTCGCCGCGGTCGGCACGCAGATCCTCGCCGACGAGATGCGCGACACCGTCCGCAAGTCGTTCACGTCACCGGCGAACGGCCGCTGGCAGGTCATCCTCGTCGAGGACGCCGAGCGGCTGAACGAGAAGTCGGCCAACGCCGTCCTCAAGGCAGTGGAGGAGCCCGCCCCGCGCACGGTCTGGCTGCTGTGCGCCCCGTCCATCGAGGACGTCCTGCCGACGATCCGCTCCCGCTGCCGCCACCTGAACCTGAGCACGCCGTCGGTCGACGCCGTCGCCGACATGCTCGTACGCCGTGAGGGCATCGAGCCGGACGTCGCCGCCGCGGCGGCCCGCGCGACCCAGGGCCATGTCGACCGGGCCCGCCGCCTGGCCACCGATCCGGCCGCGCGCGAGCGCCGTGCCGCCGTGCTGAGACTGCCGCAGCGGGTGGACGAGATCGGCAGTGCGCTCAAGGCCGCCCAGGAGCTCGTCGACGCGGCCGCCGAGGACGCCAAGCAGCTCGCGGAGGAGACGGACGCCAAGGAGACCGAGGAGCTGAAGGCCGCCCTCGGCGCGGCCCAGGGCGGCCGCATGCCGCGCGGCACAGCGGGCGTGATGAAGGACTTGGAAGACAAGCAGAAGCGCCGCAGAACGCGCACGCAGCGCGACAGCCTCGACGTCGCCCTGACCGACCTCACGGCCTTCTACCGCGACGTCCTCGCCCTCCAGCTCGGCTCCCGCGTGGCCATCGCCAACGCCGACGCCGAGGACGCCCTGGAGCGCCTCGCCCGCAGCAGCTCCCCGGAGTCCACGCTCCGCCGCATCGAGGCGATCGCCGCCTGCCGAGACGCCCTCGACCGGAACGTGGCCCCGCTGCTAGCGGTGGAAGCCATGACGATGGCGCTCAGAGCGGGCTGA
- a CDS encoding PaaX family transcriptional regulator, giving the protein MKPRSIVFDLFGDYVRYRGGAARLRTLSTLMGCFGVGDSTVRVVLARLRKEGWFDVRREGRETLYTLNTRSLQLLDEGRSRIFDPAPSDWDRHWYMVIYSVPETERGVRDRIRKELAWLGFGPLAPSTYVSPHDRIRQVREKFADEPAVRLDTLRCQSSGLPVDREMAARCWDLATLNEDYRELLRTYRGRMASYRAGHLSPEEAMVERMQLTYDYRKFPFRDPDLPTELLPAGWVGHEAHEMFLEAHELLGPAAESFYDEVAGSRPVPQK; this is encoded by the coding sequence GTGAAACCTCGATCGATCGTCTTCGACCTGTTCGGCGACTACGTCCGCTACCGCGGAGGCGCCGCCCGGCTGCGCACCCTCAGCACGCTGATGGGCTGCTTCGGCGTCGGCGACAGCACGGTGCGCGTGGTGCTCGCACGCCTGCGCAAGGAGGGCTGGTTCGACGTCCGGCGCGAGGGCAGAGAGACGCTCTACACGCTCAACACGCGCAGTCTCCAGCTGCTCGACGAGGGCCGCTCACGCATCTTCGACCCGGCCCCGTCCGACTGGGACCGCCACTGGTACATGGTCATCTACTCGGTCCCCGAGACCGAGCGGGGCGTACGCGACCGCATCCGCAAGGAGCTGGCCTGGCTGGGCTTCGGCCCCCTGGCCCCCTCCACGTACGTTTCCCCGCACGACCGCATACGGCAGGTGAGGGAGAAGTTCGCCGACGAGCCCGCCGTACGCCTGGACACCCTGCGCTGCCAGTCGTCGGGCCTCCCCGTCGACCGCGAGATGGCCGCCCGCTGCTGGGACCTGGCCACCCTCAACGAGGACTACCGGGAGCTGCTGCGCACCTACCGCGGCCGGATGGCGTCCTACCGGGCCGGGCATCTCAGCCCCGAGGAGGCGATGGTCGAGCGCATGCAACTGACGTACGACTACCGCAAGTTCCCCTTCCGCGACCCCGACCTGCCGACCGAACTCCTCCCGGCGGGCTGGGTGGGCCACGAGGCGCACGAGATGTTCCTGGAGGCCCACGAACTGCTGGGTCCGGCGGCCGAGTCCTTCTACGACGAGGTGGCCGGGTCCCGCCCGGTGCCACAGAAATAG
- a CDS encoding RNA polymerase sigma factor — MSTYGEAGAAGERERAERWQRIWGHREALLRVARRRSASPEDAEDAVHEAMVRAMERPELDDQRLGGWLTTVTMRLCVDRHRQVVREAEVHRRAARGLPGYVTVEDRVCDRAEAHWLTRRGREELPGRQAEALGLQAQGLELGQIAQRMGLSYQAVQSLLARARKTLRGVLAGTLALLLWPWRGSRSTGVGGGVPAGAAPLVTAAVTLTLAGLTLLAPGAADPAPGSGPGRPVPGSPVAQTVLEAEAPKGAATPAGDPGAGLPYGGALPGPGDNGTGIPGVPGTQGEPGGHGEPGGQGLPGAPGLPEVAGPALPGTPGLPEVTGLALPEPDILGAGDAASAAAAEATGTTPPPAVEEGSEKIANPCDTSPASPRRAADSATSSGSSCEGEVTQWLEAETEGAAAP, encoded by the coding sequence GTGAGCACGTACGGCGAGGCGGGGGCGGCGGGGGAACGGGAGCGGGCCGAGCGGTGGCAGCGGATCTGGGGGCACCGGGAGGCGCTGCTGCGGGTGGCCCGGCGGCGGTCGGCCAGCCCGGAGGACGCCGAGGACGCCGTGCACGAGGCGATGGTGCGGGCCATGGAACGGCCGGAGCTGGACGACCAACGGCTCGGCGGCTGGCTGACCACGGTGACGATGCGGCTGTGCGTCGACCGGCACCGTCAGGTCGTCCGGGAGGCGGAGGTACACCGGCGGGCGGCGCGGGGGCTGCCCGGGTACGTCACCGTCGAGGACCGGGTGTGCGACCGGGCCGAGGCGCACTGGCTCACCCGGCGTGGCCGGGAGGAACTGCCCGGGCGGCAGGCCGAGGCGCTCGGGCTGCAGGCACAGGGCCTGGAGCTGGGGCAGATCGCACAGCGGATGGGGCTCAGCTACCAGGCGGTTCAGTCACTGCTGGCCCGCGCCCGCAAGACGCTGCGCGGCGTGCTGGCCGGGACCCTGGCCCTCCTGCTGTGGCCGTGGCGGGGCAGCCGCTCGACCGGGGTGGGCGGTGGCGTACCGGCCGGAGCGGCGCCGCTGGTGACGGCCGCCGTGACGCTGACGCTCGCCGGGCTGACCCTGCTCGCCCCGGGTGCGGCCGACCCCGCGCCGGGGAGCGGTCCGGGGCGCCCGGTGCCGGGCAGCCCGGTCGCACAAACGGTCCTGGAGGCGGAGGCGCCGAAGGGTGCGGCCACCCCTGCGGGCGACCCCGGTGCGGGGCTGCCCTACGGTGGCGCGCTACCGGGTCCGGGCGACAACGGGACGGGCATCCCGGGGGTGCCAGGGACGCAGGGGGAGCCGGGCGGCCACGGGGAGCCCGGCGGCCAGGGGCTGCCGGGGGCACCGGGACTGCCGGAGGTGGCCGGTCCGGCGTTGCCGGGTACGCCTGGGCTGCCGGAGGTCACGGGGCTCGCCCTGCCGGAGCCGGACATTCTGGGCGCCGGGGACGCGGCTTCGGCGGCGGCCGCCGAGGCCACCGGCACCACCCCACCGCCGGCCGTCGAAGAGGGCAGCGAAAAAATCGCGAATCCGTGCGACACAAGCCCCGCCTCTCCCCGTAGAGCAGCTGACAGTGCCACCAGCAGTGGCAGCAGTTGCGAAGGAGAGGTCACTCAGTGGCTCGAAGCAGAAACGGAGGGGGCAGCGGCGCCGTAA
- a CDS encoding alpha/beta hydrolase, protein MDTRRTPRSASRPVSRSGGLHRRARSGVRTAAGLLATAALLLSACSSGSSTTSATAAAQEAALVALPRSTPAALTPYYEQKPAWRGCGVPGFQCATIKAPLDYAEPTGADIRLAVTRKKATGPGKRLGSLLVNPGGPGGSAIGYVQAYAGIGYPAEVRARYDMVAVDPRGVARSEPVECLDGPEMDTYTRTDATPDDAKETDGLVEAYRTFAEGCGADSPRLLRHVSTVEAARDMDIVRAVLGDEKLNFVGASYGTFLGATYAGLFPDRTGRLVLDGAIDPSLPARRLNLEQTAGFETAFRSFARDCVRHEDCPLGGAGTPPDQVGENLKAFFEKLDARPAATGDPDGRRLTESLATTGVIAAMYDQGAWQQLREALTSAMKENDGSGLLVLSDGYYERDADGGYSNLMFANAAVNCLDLPPAFDTPDEARRALPEFHKASPVFGEGLAWAALNCAYWPVHATGEPHRIEAKGAAPIVVVGTTRDPATPYRWAQALAGQLSSARLLTYEGDGHTAYGRGSSCVDRTINAYLLRGTPPTDGKRCS, encoded by the coding sequence ATGGACACAAGGCGCACTCCACGCTCCGCCTCCCGCCCCGTCTCCCGTTCCGGCGGCCTGCACCGCCGGGCCCGCAGCGGAGTCAGGACCGCGGCCGGCCTCCTCGCCACGGCCGCGCTGCTCCTCTCCGCCTGCTCCTCCGGGAGCTCGACGACGTCCGCCACTGCTGCGGCACAGGAAGCGGCACTGGTCGCGCTGCCGCGGTCCACCCCCGCGGCGCTCACGCCGTACTACGAACAGAAGCCGGCCTGGCGCGGCTGCGGCGTCCCCGGCTTCCAGTGCGCCACGATCAAGGCACCGCTCGACTACGCCGAGCCCACCGGCGCAGACATCCGGCTCGCCGTCACCCGCAAGAAGGCCACGGGCCCGGGGAAGCGGCTGGGCTCGCTGCTCGTGAACCCCGGCGGGCCGGGCGGCTCGGCGATCGGCTACGTCCAGGCGTACGCGGGTATCGGCTACCCGGCCGAGGTCCGCGCCCGCTACGACATGGTGGCGGTCGACCCGCGCGGCGTGGCCCGCAGCGAGCCCGTCGAGTGCCTGGACGGGCCGGAGATGGACACGTACACGCGGACGGACGCCACGCCCGACGACGCCAAGGAGACCGACGGACTGGTCGAGGCGTACCGGACGTTCGCCGAGGGCTGCGGCGCGGACTCGCCCCGGCTGCTGCGCCATGTGTCCACGGTGGAGGCGGCCCGTGACATGGACATCGTGCGTGCGGTGCTCGGCGACGAGAAGCTGAACTTCGTAGGCGCCTCCTACGGCACCTTCCTCGGCGCGACGTACGCAGGGCTCTTCCCGGACCGGACGGGCCGGCTGGTGCTGGACGGCGCGATCGACCCGTCGCTGCCGGCCCGGCGGCTGAACCTCGAACAGACGGCGGGCTTCGAGACGGCGTTCCGGTCGTTCGCGCGGGACTGCGTACGGCACGAGGACTGTCCGCTGGGCGGCGCGGGCACCCCGCCCGATCAGGTCGGCGAGAACCTCAAGGCGTTCTTCGAGAAGCTGGACGCGCGGCCGGCCGCCACCGGCGACCCCGACGGCCGCCGCCTCACCGAGTCGCTCGCCACCACCGGCGTGATCGCGGCCATGTACGACCAGGGCGCCTGGCAGCAGCTGCGCGAGGCGCTGACGTCCGCGATGAAGGAGAACGACGGCTCCGGGCTGCTCGTCCTCTCCGACGGCTACTACGAGCGGGACGCCGACGGCGGCTACAGCAACCTGATGTTCGCCAACGCGGCCGTGAACTGCCTCGACCTGCCGCCCGCCTTCGACACCCCCGACGAGGCGCGCAGGGCGCTCCCCGAGTTCCACAAGGCGTCCCCGGTCTTCGGCGAGGGCCTGGCGTGGGCCGCCCTGAACTGCGCGTACTGGCCGGTGCACGCCACGGGCGAGCCGCACCGCATCGAGGCGAAGGGCGCCGCCCCGATCGTCGTGGTCGGCACCACCCGCGACCCCGCGACCCCGTACCGCTGGGCGCAGGCCCTGGCCGGCCAGCTCTCCTCGGCCCGCCTCCTCACCTACGAGGGCGACGGCCACACGGCGTACGGCCGCGGCAGCTCCTGCGTCGACCGGACGATCAACGCGTACCTCCTGCGCGGCACCCCTCCCACGGACGGGAAGCGCTGCTCGTAA
- the tmk gene encoding dTMP kinase, whose amino-acid sequence MTRAEHPTASQPAPDDALVADSRERAVRALLRRPQLKRLWSAQLVGGVGDTLALLVLVVLALQAAIAEGSFGGGYRGVAFAVATVFGVRILATLLFGAVLLGPLTALTSQDGPLDRRWTMVGADGLRAALLIVAPLWIDWTPEDALAVLLVTAFVTGVAERLWTVCRESAAPALLPPPPPEGATVRPLPDHMDALRRLSLRTGFVSIPLAAVALVVAALFNNLLGAGIDWFAQHQAALASYVAAGLFAASLSVLTFLELPGTRTPRARSPLEGLRRPKTTAGADKGRTGVLPLLVLACAAVAAAVSAAVAVAVLHAKDLGGGPVLYGLFVGALTGGVVVGIRTAPSLLPALSRRRLLSLAIAFTGVALLAAGLVPDVTSVLLILALAGVGAGMSANIGHTLLDQETEEYRRPRTTEHLHAVVRVCVALGAVIAPLVAAGIGPHRLESGKFVFAHGGAAFTLMLAGALLLPVAALVLAKVDDRSGVPLRQDLRDALLRGDDPEQAPAASGFFIALEGGDGAGKSTQAEALAEWIRGKGHEVVLTREPGATPVGKRLRSILLDVSSEGLSHRAEALLYAADRAEHIDTVVRPALERGAVVISDRYIDSSVAYQGAGRDLSPTEIARINRWATNGLVPHLTVLLDVAPETARERFTEAPDRLESEPAEFHARVRSGFLTLAAADAGRYLVVDAGQEPEAVTTVIRHRLDQVLPLSEAEIKAQEEARKKAEEEARRKAEEEAARKAEEERLERERQEQLARLRAEEEERKRRELEEAQRREAERQAEEARRRAEEARKKAEEERARLLAEEKARAEEEARRKAEEERRRRQAEEEARLRAEAEALRLEKQRKAEEALLRAEEARRLAEAAAAAAEAGPKSSAPRGASGPTAAQEAATVPTPVVKPGGAADDTTVLRPVRDEEQGRGRTAGGSDAEVTAELPKPPVAPGAGEETEVLPPVRPTSGSGSASGSRSGDETEVLPQVPSGAGDETAVLPPVRPGDADETAVLPPVRGDEPADRIPPGYFREDAPAPRPDGTEDRTRELPQVDAEGRPRRRSDWAEETPLDDLPSLADELLGPHEDEPDDGRGRRGKGGRGR is encoded by the coding sequence ATGACGCGAGCCGAGCATCCAACGGCCTCTCAGCCGGCCCCCGACGACGCCCTGGTCGCGGACTCCCGCGAGCGTGCCGTCCGCGCCCTGCTGCGACGTCCGCAGTTGAAGCGGTTGTGGAGCGCACAGCTCGTGGGCGGCGTGGGCGACACCCTCGCCCTTCTCGTGCTGGTCGTCCTCGCTCTCCAAGCGGCCATCGCCGAGGGCTCGTTCGGGGGCGGCTACCGCGGCGTGGCGTTCGCAGTGGCGACCGTTTTCGGGGTGCGCATCCTGGCGACGCTCCTGTTCGGCGCCGTGCTCCTCGGCCCGCTCACCGCGCTCACCTCCCAGGACGGCCCGCTGGACCGCCGCTGGACCATGGTGGGGGCGGACGGACTGCGCGCGGCGCTGCTCATCGTCGCCCCGCTGTGGATCGACTGGACACCCGAGGACGCGCTGGCCGTCCTCCTCGTCACGGCCTTCGTGACCGGAGTCGCCGAGCGGTTGTGGACGGTGTGCCGCGAGAGCGCGGCCCCCGCGCTGCTGCCGCCCCCGCCGCCGGAAGGCGCGACGGTCCGGCCGCTGCCCGACCACATGGACGCCCTGCGCCGCCTGTCGCTGCGCACCGGCTTCGTCTCGATCCCGCTCGCGGCCGTCGCCCTCGTCGTCGCGGCCCTGTTCAACAACCTGCTGGGTGCCGGCATCGACTGGTTCGCCCAGCACCAGGCGGCCCTCGCCTCCTACGTGGCGGCAGGGCTGTTCGCCGCCTCCCTGTCCGTGCTGACCTTCCTGGAGCTGCCCGGCACGCGCACGCCGCGGGCGCGGTCGCCGCTCGAGGGGCTGCGCCGCCCTAAGACCACCGCCGGCGCCGACAAGGGCCGCACCGGCGTGCTGCCGCTGCTGGTGCTGGCCTGCGCGGCCGTCGCCGCCGCGGTGTCCGCCGCCGTCGCCGTGGCCGTGCTGCACGCCAAGGACCTGGGAGGCGGCCCGGTGCTGTACGGGCTGTTCGTGGGCGCGCTGACCGGCGGTGTCGTCGTCGGTATCCGTACGGCGCCCTCGCTGCTGCCCGCCCTGTCGCGCCGCCGGCTGCTCTCGCTGGCCATCGCCTTCACCGGTGTCGCGCTGCTGGCCGCCGGACTGGTCCCGGACGTCACCAGCGTGCTGCTGATCCTCGCGTTGGCCGGCGTCGGCGCGGGCATGTCCGCCAACATCGGGCACACCCTGCTCGACCAGGAGACCGAGGAGTACCGGCGGCCCCGTACGACGGAGCACCTGCACGCGGTCGTCCGCGTCTGTGTGGCGCTCGGCGCGGTGATCGCCCCGCTGGTGGCGGCGGGGATCGGGCCGCACCGGCTGGAGAGCGGCAAGTTCGTCTTCGCGCACGGCGGCGCGGCCTTCACGCTGATGCTGGCCGGCGCCCTGCTGCTCCCGGTGGCCGCGCTGGTCCTGGCCAAGGTCGACGACCGTTCCGGAGTGCCGCTGCGCCAGGACCTGCGCGACGCGCTGCTCCGCGGCGACGACCCGGAGCAGGCGCCCGCCGCCTCCGGTTTCTTCATCGCCCTGGAGGGCGGCGACGGCGCCGGGAAGTCCACGCAGGCCGAGGCGCTCGCCGAGTGGATCCGCGGCAAGGGCCACGAGGTCGTGCTGACGCGCGAGCCGGGGGCGACGCCGGTGGGCAAGCGGCTGCGGTCGATCCTGCTGGACGTGTCGAGCGAGGGTCTGTCGCACCGCGCGGAGGCGTTGCTGTACGCGGCCGACCGGGCCGAGCACATCGACACCGTCGTACGGCCCGCCCTGGAGCGCGGCGCGGTCGTCATCTCCGACCGGTACATCGACTCGTCCGTGGCCTACCAGGGGGCGGGCCGTGACCTGTCGCCGACCGAGATCGCCCGGATCAACCGCTGGGCCACGAACGGACTCGTGCCGCATCTGACCGTCCTGCTGGACGTCGCGCCGGAGACGGCCCGCGAGCGGTTCACCGAGGCGCCGGACCGGCTGGAGTCGGAGCCGGCCGAGTTCCACGCGCGCGTGCGGTCCGGTTTCCTGACCCTGGCCGCGGCCGACGCCGGGCGGTACCTGGTGGTGGACGCCGGCCAGGAGCCCGAGGCCGTCACGACCGTCATCCGCCACCGGCTCGACCAGGTGCTGCCGCTCTCCGAGGCCGAGATCAAGGCCCAGGAGGAGGCTCGGAAGAAGGCCGAGGAGGAAGCCCGCCGGAAGGCCGAGGAAGAGGCTGCCCGCAAGGCGGAGGAGGAGCGCCTGGAGCGTGAGCGCCAGGAGCAGCTCGCCCGGCTGCGTGCCGAGGAGGAGGAGCGCAAGCGGCGCGAGCTGGAAGAGGCGCAGCGCCGCGAGGCCGAACGGCAGGCGGAGGAGGCCCGGCGCCGGGCCGAGGAAGCGCGCAAGAAGGCCGAGGAGGAGCGGGCACGGCTCCTCGCGGAGGAGAAGGCCCGCGCCGAGGAGGAGGCCCGGCGCAAGGCCGAGGAGGAACGCCGACGCCGGCAGGCCGAGGAAGAGGCCCGGCTGCGTGCCGAGGCCGAGGCGCTCCGCCTGGAGAAGCAGCGCAAGGCCGAGGAGGCCCTGCTGCGCGCCGAGGAGGCACGGCGTCTGGCGGAGGCGGCGGCCGCTGCCGCTGAGGCCGGGCCGAAGAGCTCCGCCCCGCGGGGTGCCTCCGGTCCGACGGCCGCTCAGGAGGCGGCGACGGTGCCCACGCCCGTGGTGAAGCCGGGCGGCGCGGCGGACGACACGACCGTGCTGCGCCCCGTGCGGGACGAGGAGCAGGGCCGGGGCCGGACCGCCGGCGGGTCCGACGCCGAGGTGACGGCCGAGCTGCCCAAGCCGCCGGTTGCGCCGGGTGCGGGGGAGGAGACGGAGGTACTGCCGCCGGTTCGCCCCACCTCCGGTTCCGGGTCCGCGTCCGGTTCCCGATCCGGGGACGAGACCGAGGTGCTGCCCCAGGTGCCCTCCGGGGCGGGCGACGAGACGGCCGTACTGCCTCCGGTCCGGCCGGGGGACGCCGACGAGACGGCCGTGCTGCCGCCCGTACGCGGGGACGAACCGGCGGACCGGATTCCGCCCGGGTACTTCCGTGAGGACGCCCCGGCCCCCCGGCCCGACGGCACCGAGGACCGTACGCGGGAGCTGCCCCAGGTCGACGCCGAGGGCAGGCCCCGCCGGCGGTCCGACTGGGCCGAGGAGACGCCGCTGGACGACCTGCCCTCGCTGGCGGACGAGCTGCTCGGACCGCACGAGGACGAGCCGGACGACGGGCGGGGGCGCCGGGGGAAGGGCGGCAGGGGCCGCTGA